Below is a window of Nitrospirota bacterium DNA.
TCGAATAAAGGCAAGGTCACAAATTTTGAGGCAGAGCTTCGGAGAGGCGACGGGAGCACCATCATTGTCAGCATCAACTCTCACTTCTATCTGAACAAAGAGGGGAGCGTCGAGGGAGAGCAGGGGGTCTGCAGGGACATAACCGAGCGTAAAAAACTTGAGGATGAACAACTGAAAATCGAAAAATTGGAGTCGTTAGGGATTCTGGCAGGCGGCATAGCCCATGACTTTAATAACATACTGACTACAATTGTCGGGAACATTAAGCTCGCCAAGATATCCGCCAATACAAATGAGAACATCTATGAAGTGCTTGCTGACGCGGAAGACGCGTGCAGGCGCGCAAAGGACCTGACGGGCCAGCTTCTCACCTTCTCAAAGGGCGGGATGCCGATTAAAAAGACAACATCTATTAAAGACCAATTGAAAGATTCCGCGAGCTTCGCGTTAAAAGGCTCCAATGTAAACGGCGAATTTCTTATACCTGATGACCTGTGGCTGGTCGAGATCGACGAGGGACAGATGAACCAGGTCATCTATAACCTAGTGATAAACGCCATCCAGGCAATGCCCAAAGGCGGGACCATCTGCATAAAGGCCGAGAATGTGGTCCTGGGGACGCAGAGCAAACTGCCAATTCCTAACGGGGACCATATTCTGATAACCGTAAAAGATGAAGGGGTCGGCATTCCAAAAGATTATATCCCCAAGATATTCGACCCCTATTTCACAACAAAACAGAGGGGGAGCGGCCTTGGACTTGCGAGTACATACTCCATTATTAAAAACCATTACGGATATATCGGCGTGGAATCGGACGTGGGCGCCGGGACCACCTTTTACATTTACCTGCCGGCGGTCAAAGGGGAACTGTCACTCGCCGACAGAAGGACGGAGAAAATCCTTAAAGGGGAAGGAAGGGTGCTCCTGATGGACGATGATGACACCGTGCTTACGACCATCGGAAAGATGCTCAAGCAGCTTGGTTACGAAGTCGTGCTTGCCAAAGACGGAGTTGAGGCCATCGAGCTTTACCAGCAGGCAAAAGGATCTTTAAAACCTTTTGATGTGGTAATGATGGACCTGACCATTCGCGGCGGTATGGGAGGGCAGGAGACCATAAAGAGACTCCGCGAGCTGGACCCTGCTGTCAAGGCGATCGCATCAAGCGGTTACTCCACTGATACCGTGTTGTCCGATTTCAGTAAGCACGGCTTCTGCGGCATCATCACCAAGCCTTACGAGATCGAAGAGCTGAGCAAGCTGTTGAACTGCATAATCACGGGAGTTGGTTAACGCCTCAAGCTGTCATTCCGGCTTCCGTTCTCCGTAGTACTACGAAGGATGAATGTCCAGAATCTTATCTGCTTTTTCATTTCCCACCCTTTTAAAATTTGTTCCGTATAACTATACTTATAATTGAAAATTTACTTTCTTTCGTATTTAAGTTGAAAACAACTTATTATAAACACTGAGTCACTGAGACACAGAGAAAAATAACCATATAAACATAAAGATTATTTTATTGTCTTTCTCCGTGCCTCCGTGTCTCTGTGGTTAACGAATGAAACAAAAATTAAGGAGACCGGTAAATGAATTGTTTGTTCTGTAAGATCATTGAGAAAAAAATCCCGGCAAAGACAGTTTACGAAGATGACCGCGTCCTTGCCTTTGAAGACATAAATCCCCAGGCACCCGTGCATGTCCTCGTGATACCGAAGAAACACATATCCACCGCCCTTGAAATAACACCTGAGGACAATGAACTTATCGGGTACATGTTTCAGGTTGCAAATAAAATCGCGAAGGACAGGAATGTCGCCGAAAGGGGTTTCAGGCTCCTCATGAACTGCAACCGTGAATCCGGGCAAACGGTCTTTCATATACACCTTCACCTTCTTGGCGGAA
It encodes the following:
- a CDS encoding response regulator, producing the protein MRKRIILSLFALFLFFTVGTVIAAVYMSSNIAELKNIVTLQEVEQLRRSLIIKIQNVQTDLYTVNTPYANELDFIVNEAADLENTAQKCTSCHHPQRLLSRIENVKSLIENYRNSLSYYITVSANAERMEKLKSDAVGIGKTLLSLTGEMSHSASKSLEDLTKDAMRRLSYVKIMLLITVLVTFFLGVMVAVNLTKSITNPINELVNATRLIASGEFGSTTSYKDETEFGELAKHFNTMSTAIKDGYGKIRQEMEVRKQTEEALRESEEKLQSVFNQMQDVFYRTDKEGRIIWVSPSAAKMLKYESTDDLIGHDFSEFFAYPNKRQFLLQGLSNKGKVTNFEAELRRGDGSTIIVSINSHFYLNKEGSVEGEQGVCRDITERKKLEDEQLKIEKLESLGILAGGIAHDFNNILTTIVGNIKLAKISANTNENIYEVLADAEDACRRAKDLTGQLLTFSKGGMPIKKTTSIKDQLKDSASFALKGSNVNGEFLIPDDLWLVEIDEGQMNQVIYNLVINAIQAMPKGGTICIKAENVVLGTQSKLPIPNGDHILITVKDEGVGIPKDYIPKIFDPYFTTKQRGSGLGLASTYSIIKNHYGYIGVESDVGAGTTFYIYLPAVKGELSLADRRTEKILKGEGRVLLMDDDDTVLTTIGKMLKQLGYEVVLAKDGVEAIELYQQAKGSLKPFDVVMMDLTIRGGMGGQETIKRLRELDPAVKAIASSGYSTDTVLSDFSKHGFCGIITKPYEIEELSKLLNCIITGVG
- a CDS encoding histidine triad nucleotide-binding protein, which encodes MNCLFCKIIEKKIPAKTVYEDDRVLAFEDINPQAPVHVLVIPKKHISTALEITPEDNELIGYMFQVANKIAKDRNVAERGFRLLMNCNRESGQTVFHIHLHLLGGRTMHWPPG